One genomic region from Yersinia canariae encodes:
- the pspD gene encoding phage shock protein PspD, whose amino-acid sequence MNSNFARTRAGVVFTTLVKIVFSVALTYGPAGAAGFIVKNVSRKPLRWLLLMMLEPMLKRAMGVAAGQFAKEKHETTAK is encoded by the coding sequence ATGAACAGTAATTTCGCCCGAACCCGTGCAGGTGTAGTCTTTACCACACTGGTTAAGATTGTTTTTAGTGTGGCATTGACCTATGGCCCGGCAGGTGCGGCGGGCTTTATTGTCAAAAATGTCAGCCGTAAACCCCTGCGCTGGTTGCTGCTTATGATGTTGGAACCGATGCTAAAACGAGCAATGGGGGTAGCGGCGGGTCAATTTGCTAAGGAGAAGCATGAAACGACTGCAAAATGA